The following proteins are co-located in the Amphiprion ocellaris isolate individual 3 ecotype Okinawa chromosome 7, ASM2253959v1, whole genome shotgun sequence genome:
- the LOC129349287 gene encoding C2 calcium-dependent domain-containing protein 4C-like, giving the protein MSSVKPRSSLRSLVLTPDRIPSFFILSSLSPQPQRAEPDRIRLLSDHDEAPPTPASSHRHLLRPRHGHSPAESADTDLTTRAAMSLSHVPKVTTPYGFSAALAASPCTNRRESLFHRNRPVMVTVTEPQEAADPSPSGSSPSGTRSCFQPVKALGLQVIKELRRPAAALKALSPAARRTAHR; this is encoded by the coding sequence ATGTCGTCCGTTAAACCCAGATCGTCTCTGCGATCTTTGGTTCTGACTCCGGACCGGATCCCGAgcttcttcatcctctccagcTTGTCTCCGCAGCCTCAGCGGGCCGAACCAGACCGAATCAGGCTGCTGTCCGACCATGATGAGGCCCCGCCCACCCCCGCCTCCTCCCACCGGCACCTGCTCCGTCCTCGCCACGGCCACAGCCCCGCCGAGTCAGCAGACACGGACCTGACAACCCGGGCGGCCATGTCTCTGTCACATGTCCCGAAGGTGACGACTCCTTACGGCTTCAGCGCCGCGCTGGCTGCGAGCCCGTGCACGAACCGGAGGGAGTCACTGTTTCACCGGAACAGACCGGTGATGGTGACGGTGACCGAGCCGCAGGAGGCGGCGGACCCGTCTCCCTCTGGTTCTAGTCCCAGCGGGACCCGGTCCTGCTTCCAGCCTGTTAAAGCTCTGGGTTTGCAGGTGATAAAGGAGCTGAGgagacctgctgctgctctgaaggCTCTGAGTCCTGCAGCCCGAAGGACCGCCCACCGATGA